A stretch of the Aphis gossypii isolate Hap1 chromosome 2, ASM2018417v2, whole genome shotgun sequence genome encodes the following:
- the LOC114127384 gene encoding TBC1 domain family member 13, with translation MLIGSISGPQKILQKSLFTMSSYDLRLKDLDQVLESEVIDLSKLREFCFNGIPDVKGYRSLCWRLLLNYLPCDRNKWDEQLDHHRKLYQQWLDEILVTPGSFDNEECDHPLSEDPNSKWNTFFKDNQALTQIDKDVRRLHPELSFFQQATDYPLSNVVYSSGTKRLNRRVGMHFLNSANVVRKGLGIVKITPKAEQTSTSEFKPLEEGSEAHWEVVERILFVYCKLNPGQGYVQGMNEIIGPIYYCFATDPIIKMKEHAEADCFFVFTNLMSEIRDFFIKTLDETDTGIVNMMRKVTERLKENDPVVQSYLVKNEIYPQYYSFRWLTLLLSQEFSLPEVLRIWDSLFSDSQRFSFLIDICCAMIVLIRDQILAGDFSTIVKLLQNYPNVETCVILNKAAELSVKNKDEESNGI, from the exons atgttaattgggTCAATTTCAGGTCCtcagaaaatattacaaaaatcacTATTCACAATGTCTTCATACGACTTGAG GTTGAAGGATCTTGACCAAGTGTTAGAATCAGAAGTGATCGATCTATCAAAACTGAGAGAATTCTGTTTcaatg GTATCCCTGATGTTAAAGGTTATAGATCGTTATGTTGGAGATTGTTGCTCAATTACTTACCATGTGATAGAAACAAGTGGGATGAACAACTAGACCACCatagaaaattataccaaCAGTGGTTAG atGAAATATTAGTTACTCCGGGTTCATTCGACAATGAAGAATGTGATCATCCATTGAGTGAGGATCCTAATAGCAAGtggaacacattttttaaagacaATCAAGCTCTTACACAAATAGATAAAGATGTCAG gCGATTACATCCTGAATTATCTTTCTTCCAACAAGCAACTGATTATCCATTATCTAATGTTGTATACAGTTCTGGTACTAAACGATTGAACAGAAGAGTGGGTATGCATTTTCTAAATAGTGCAAATGTTGTACGCAAAGGTCTtggtattgttaaaataactcCAAAAGCCGAACAAACTAGTACTTCTGAATTCAAGCCACTGGAAGAAGGATCCGAAGCACATTGGGAGGTGGTAGAGAGgatattgtttgtttattgcAAATTAAATCCTGGACAGGGCTATGTGCAAGGCATGAATGAAATAATTGgtccaatttattattgttttgctaCTGATCCAATCATTAAAATGAAag AACATGCCGAGGCTGACTGTTTTTTTGTCTTTACTAATCTCATGTCCGAAATTCGTGATTTTTTCATAAAGACATTAGATGAAACAGACACTGGAATCGTAAACATGATGCGTAAAGTTACTGAAAGGTTGAAAGAAAATGACCCAGTTGTCCAAAGCTATTTAgtcaaaaatgaaatttatccACAGTACTATAGTTTTag GTGGTTGACTCTGTTATTATCCCAAGAATTTTCACTGCCAGAAGTCTTAAGGATATGGGATTCACTATTTTCTGACTCGCAGCGATTTTCATTTCTTATTGATATATGCTGTGCAATGATagt tttaatcaGAGATCAAATACTGGCAGGAGACTTTTCAACAATTGTTAAACTGttacaa AATTATCCCAATGTTGAAACGTgtgttatattgaataaagcTGCAGAGTtgagtgttaaaaataaaga CGAGGAATCGAATGGAATATGA
- the LOC114127380 gene encoding nibrin, whose translation MDCGKQNDLLLSIPTLINEKTQECYDVLLKKTHLIGRSGFGADLEISDDTSISRSHAHLILVKKKFGSKAKLFLTLEDKKSKYGTFINDFDERIISDCPRVLKFGDKIRFGIMDSIWTVVKYPLIVCPSTLKSAEKEILRNLMAKIGGEVSRDWSENCSHLCMNSVTVTEKVLLCLASAKSIVLLKYFIDLYEALSPDSLSEIPFCVDYKPKLVESLLNPSTLSLDVNNKRKKIFSGKTFICSTVNQFNRISKLVKLAGGEIINYSDGILSDDDILSCTNYILMQQDSKSLEVNNTYQRILEKLRMMNKRSIPENDIGFAIIFTSTAKHCNINYNISLVNLESQPNAIKSQDSVILAPETEVLTVNDSEIFSVNTIPDSLANTQGAFKRPLEVVNDSEDIIPTKRPLLAYNEEKINNIKTITVEEDLFQQVIEPTPSSSDHNVQSPASKTPTVDNVYTNDLCLTTIPSSHYSSNTNENWLQGTIAENSISNANDLFSNTTENQAVPTKRKISNDFPVFNNESEDPFNYMDIDEIEEHPKKKPKKKDMNSIFLTEVDTSSNNKNKSSNTVETNVDVAIDPNFVMNLLSEPKGTGQFIDASILSDKSSNMQADTEHDYLINSVIVETISMVVSRPTKTTSFNQENNTNLKNFKKFKKKGPTMRIPYIVPMEYTQID comes from the exons atggacTGTGGTAAACAAAACGATTTACTGTTGTCCATACCgacattaataaatgaaaaaa cGCAGGAATGCTATGACGTGTTGTTGAAAAAGACTCACCTGATCGGTCGCTCTGGATTTGGTGCTGATCTAGAAATATCGGATGATACATCTATTAGTCGTTCTCATGCACATCTAATTCTTGTCAAAAAA aaATTTGGCAGTAAAGCGAAACTGTTTTTGACTCTTGAAGACAAGAAATCCAAGTATGgaacttttataaatgattttgatgAACGAATTATTAGTGATTGCCCTAGAGTTTTAAAGTTTGGAGACAAAATTCGTTTTGGCATAATGGATAGTATTTGGAC tgtTGTGAAATATCCTTTAATTGTTTGTCCATCAACATTGAAATCAGCggaaaaagaaatattgaGAAATCTAATGGCAAAAATTGGAGGAGAAGTATCACGTGATTGGTCTGAAAATTGTTCACACCTCTGCATGAATTCTGTTACTGTTACAGAAAAG gtCTTATTATGTCTAGCATCTGCAAAATCAATTGTACTCTTgaagtattttattgatttatatgaaGCATTATCACCTGATTCATTGTCGGAAATACCATTCTGTGTGGATTACAAGCCTAAATTGGTCGAAAGTCTTTTAAACCCAAGTACATTGTCATTAGACGTAAATAacaaacgtaaaaaaatattttctggcAAGACATTTATATGCTCTACggttaatcaatttaatcGTATCTCAAAATTAGTGAAATTAGCAG gtggggaaataattaattattctgatGGAATTTTATCTGATGACGATATCTTAAGctgtacaaattatattctaatgcAACAAGACTCAAAAAGTTTGGaagttaataatacttaccaACGGATTctgg aaaagcTTAGAATGATGAACAAAAGATCAATACCAGAAAATGATATTGGAtttgctattatttttacaagtactgcaaaacattgtaatattaattacaatatttcctTAGTCAATCTTGAATCTCAACCCAATGCAATTAAATCACAAGATTCTGTTATACTAGCTCCTGAAACTGAG gttttaactgttaatgatagtgaaatattttcagttaatACTATACCAGATTCTCTTGCAAACACGCAAGGTGCTTTTAAGAG acCATTAGAAGTGGTAAATGATTCTGAAGATATAATACCAACAAAACGTCCCTTATTGGCATACAATGaagaaaaaatcaacaatataaaaacaataacagtTGAAGAAGATTTGTTTCAACAAGTAATTGAACCAACTCCATCCAGTAGTGACCACAATGTACAAAGTCCAGCATCTAAGACTCCAACCGttgataatgtatatacaaatgATTTGTGTTTAACCACAATACCTAGCTCACATTACAGTTCCAACACTAATGAAAATTGGCTTCAAGGCACAATAGCTGAAAATAGTATTAGCAATGCTAATGATTTATTCTCTAATACTACTGAAAACCAGGCTGTTCCTACTAAAAGAAAGATATCTAATGATTTCCCAGTGTTTAATAATGAAAGTGAAGACCCATTTAACTATATGGATATCGACGAAATTGAAGAACACCCCAAAAAAAAGCCAAAGAAAAAAGATATGAATTCAATATTTCTTACTGAGGTTGACACATcatccaataataaaaataaatcatctaaTACTGTGGAGACTAATGTCGATGTAGCAATAGATCCTAATTTTGTTATGAATTTACTTTCTGAGCCCAAAGGTACTGGACAGTTCATAGATGCGAGTATACTCTCTGATAAATCG tcTAATATGCAAGCAGATACTGAACAtgattacttaataaattctgTGATTGTGGAAACTATAAGCATGGTGGTGTCCAGACCTACAAAAACTACAAGCTTTAATCAAGAAAATAACACTAATcttaaaaacttcaaaaaatttaaaaag aaaggACCAACTATGCGAATTCCATATATTGTTCCAATGGAATACACACAAATCGACTAA
- the LOC126549914 gene encoding uncharacterized protein LOC126549914 has product MSTCRNIVSLTDLIPFVSQLKEMFFKWLTLDNFNRERLKFLIEQNKNKKIKTMVLALEQWDHFQNYGAPGVEMEFVSCDNNTLREVLESSIVLNELILEMDCQKY; this is encoded by the exons ATGTCAACTTGCCGaaatattgtttcattaaCAGATCTTATACCTTTTG tttctcAACTCAaggaaatgttttttaaatggttgACTTTGGATAATTTTAACCGTGAAcgtcttaaatttttaattgaacaaaacaaaaataaaaaaattaaaacaatggtATTAGCCTTAGAACAATGGgatcattttcaaaactatg gagcTCCTGGTGTGGAAATGGAGTTTGTCAGTTGTGACAATAATACTTTACGCGAAGTTTTAGAATCTAGTATcgtattaaatgaattaatacttGAGATGGATTGTCAAAAatactga
- the LOC114127379 gene encoding 60S ribosomal protein L14, which yields MPFKRFVETGRVVYVVDGPYKGKIVSIVDCIDQKTVLVDGPETGVPRSKMRISQIHLTKFKINFPYNGSTRTVRQAWKKADLNKLWVQSRWAEKAANREKRASLGDFERFKLKRARKIRNKIRTNVYQALFNKTYCPKKKTAVAKA from the exons ATG cctTTCAAAAGGTTTGTTGAAACTGGCCGAGTGGTCTACGTTGTTGATGGTCCTTACAAAGGCAAAATAGTTTCCATTGTTGATTGCATCGATCAAAAAACT gtTTTGGTAGATGGACCAGAAACTGGAGTACCCAGGTCAAAGATGCGTATCAGCCAAATCCACTTGACCAAGTTTAAGATTAACTTCCCTTACAATGGATCAACCAGGACTGTGCGTCAAGCATGGAAAAAAGctgatttaaacaaattgtgGGTTCAAAGCAGATGGGCAGAAAAAGCTGCAAACAGGGAGAAG CGTGCATCTTTGGGCGATTTTGAAAGATTCAAGCTTAAGAGAGCAAGAAAAATCAGAAACAAGATCAGGACTAACGTCTACCAAGCACTATTTAACAAAACTTATTGCCCAAAAAAAAAGACAGCAGTTGCTAAGgcgtaa
- the LOC114127335 gene encoding zinc finger protein on ecdysone puffs-like, with translation MAYRSSRGGFGNTRGGNRGTSYNSNYGSPRGSRGGNNYNDSYRSRGNSSFRGSRGGIRGNSGSWSGNSPSTGGYSSMNRNSGSNWSSQGDSNYESRNRYSGNNERYSNSHNDDYRRYKEGGRSHRDSDMGGYSSSGDDFGRYSSGGGGGGGGSSSYVEERSSRSSYAPDNNYGGSSSYRGRESSRDYGSDFRKPLPPDDDRSSPPSPRYSGPSNRGRGSRGFRVAERPGMRGRSSASVSYRGSFGGSAGLIKRKRLEPAPAWRTNPIRKGYDMANRRIHTVKRTSMRDHDDYRARKIAEFREKTRQLRERVRSPSLDEEEVEEEVEEEVEEEESANDDEDDGERHEDDAEKKDKSPKKKKKVIKKVMKIVKKKVKKQKLNGEVPKSGSGDKTSPRKSDNNLLDSRGEPFIKLLCPHCEVTCKTFREYEIHLLKIRHRTAMSQLARKRKHELFMFRQDQRKEQKEIDDKATEEDPKTDINYCKLCQLNFKQPKSDHFSSVLHKKIKQFLQPACNVCHLMFASPMRYEHHLCSTNHLKKVDIYDRRTKRMAAVPSADEADGDVDMDNFMVLDSVGSGDDEGSEEGENAQDSKDDIKKKSKSKKEISLGKEFCKKVEVYYCELCKFNLPPHDDVEQQLSLHCRNRVHLQRYVQHCEKNKAQEKTTEVVSKECTDETKSDSDSSNKGVGNEDKNETSDNGDDLSSLNIQQDEEMKNEFDWASLDTVISANKNIDDSDNEKSIGDSESK, from the exons ATGGCTTACAGATCTAG TCGTGGTGGTTTTGGTAACACGAGAGGAGGAAATCGTGGGACttcttataattcaaattatggcAGTCCAAGAGGAAGTCGTGGCGGAAATAACTACAACGACAGTTACAGAAGCCGTGGTAATAGTTCATTTCGTGGATCTCGGGGAGGCATTCGAGGAAATAGTGGATCTTGGTCCGGTAATTCACCATCAACCGGTGGTTATAGCAGCATGAATCGCAACAGTGGATCTAACTGGTCATCTCAAGGAGACTCTAATTATGAATCGAGAAATCGCTATTCTG gtaatAACGAACGATATTCAAATAGTCATAATGATGACTATAGGCGGTACAAAGAG GGTGGAAGAAGTCACAGAGACTCAGACATGGGTGGATATTCAAGTTCCGGTGACGACTTTGGCCGTTATAgtagtggtggtggtggtggtggtggtggtagcAGCAGTTATGTAGAAGAACGTAGTAGCAGATCATCCTATGCTCCTGATAATAACTATGGAGGAAGTAGCAGTTACAGAGGCCGTGAGAGTTCACGTGACTATGGCTCAGATTTCCGTAAGCCATTACCTCCTGATGATGATCGCTCTTCACCACCATCCCCAAGATATTCTGGCCCATCTAACAGAGGCAGGGGTTCTAGGGGATTCCGTGTTGCTGAAAGACCTGGTATGAGGGGTAGATCTTCTGCAAGTGTGTCTTATAGAGGATCATTTGGAGGTAGTGCAGGACTTATCAAACGCAAACGACTTGAACCTGCACCAGCTTGGCGCACAAATCCCATTCGTAAAGGATATGATATGGCCAATAGAAGGATACATACAGTCAAAAG aacTAGTATGCGAGATCATGATGATTATCGTGCAAGAAAAATTGCAGAATTTAGAGAAAAAACTcgg caACTTCGTGAACGTGTAAGGTCTCCATCATTGGATGAAGAAGAAGTAGAAGAGGAAGTTGAAGAAGAAGTAGAGGAAGAAGAATCAGCTAATGATGATGAAGATGACGGAGAAAGACATGAGGATGATGctgaaaaaaaagataaatcgcccaaaaagaaaaagaaagttattaaaaaagtaatgaaaattgttaagaaaaaagtgaaaaaacaaaaactaaatgGCGAAGTACCCAAATCTGGTTCTGGAGATAAAACTTct CCTCGGAAAAGTGATAACAATTTGTTAGATTCTAGAGGAGAaccatttattaaactattgtgTCCACATTGCGAAGTAACCTGCAAGACTTTTAGA GAATATGAGATACATTTACTGAAAATACGTCATCGCACAGCAATGTCTCAATTAGCCCGTAAACGTAAACATGAATTATTCATGTTTCGTCAGGATCAGCGCAAGGAACAAAAGGAAATTGATGACAAAGCAACAGAAGAAGATCCAAAAACTGATATTAACTATTGCAAATTATGTCAATTGAATTTCAAACAACCAAAAAGTGATCACTTTAGTAGTGTTTTGCACAAA aaaattaaacaatttcttCAACCAGCTTGTAATGTTTGCCATTTGATGTTTGCTTCGCCAATGCGTTATGAACATCACTTGTGTAGCACTAACCATTTAAAG AAAGTTGATATTTATGATCGCAGAACTAAACGAATGGCTGCTGTTCCGAGTGCAGATGAAGCTGATGGTGATGTGGATATGGACAATTTTATGGTTTTGGACTCAGTTGGATCTGGTGATG acgaGGGATCAGAAGAAGGTGAAAATGCTCAAGATAGTAAAGATgacataaaaaagaaatctaaatctaaaaaagaaattagtCTAG gtaaagaattttgtaaaaaagttGAAGTATATTACTGTGAATTGTGCAAATTCAATTTACCTCCACATGATGATGTTGAACAACAGTTGAGCTTACATTGCCGAAATCGTGTACATTTACAACGATATGTGCAacattgtgaaaaaaataaagctcAAGAAAAGACTACCGAAGTGGTTAGCAAGGAATGTACGGATGAAACGAAATCAGACAGTGATTCTTCTAACaaa GGTGTTGGAAATGaagataaaaatgaaacttcAGACAATGGTGATGATTTATCAAGTCTAAATATTCAACAAGATGaggaaatgaaaaatgaatttgatTGGGCTTCATTGGACACTGTCATATcagctaataaaaatatagatgacTCCGATAATGAAAAATCTATTGGTGATTCAGaatccaaataa